Proteins encoded together in one Osmia lignaria lignaria isolate PbOS001 chromosome 4, iyOsmLign1, whole genome shotgun sequence window:
- the Pex5 gene encoding peroxisomal biogenesis factor 5: MAFRELVEGDCGGPSSLIRLTSHFVSDHGFKEEGIHHPFEPVESFQASDSDQLVKQFLEEHPSCPQTFRMDNLLQEMREIDQNIHPPIAAPGVAQELTTLDTAWANQYLESGRHFNEHHADDIWNPESEQNSNTLVQQKHELGLGPKWAEEYIEHSIDAIQSDINIENATQPIENNDNPDFAYSKFMKFMKQEGDISVENDQESLPDFQGSSEEWTEQFEKSNEKSEDKVSDNNTEEGEVSNKVEKEQVVADNWIDEFQKESTSSEVDNYESTFSKIQNELEKISPSEKVSSKHPWLSEYDTFYDPFKDYEFHEENPMKNLPNALEEGKTRLEAGDLPSAILCFEAAVQQDENNPEAWLLLGKTQAENEQDPLAIYALKRCLDLDPANGTALMALAVSYTNESYQNQACIILKEWLLRNEKYKHLSVKKTNTERHAKFSVSSILFEDVHEEVKNLYIQAARINPLNAIDADVQCGLGVLFNLSNEYDKACDCFQAALQVRPDDSRLWNRLGATLANGQKSEEAINAYHHALKLSPGFIRARYNLGISCIKLGAYKEAGEHLLIALNQQAAGRGVQGENYSPKAMSNIIWSTLRLVISLMHKYNLNEAIENRNLSRLNEEFEIA, from the exons atggcaTTTCGTGAATTAGTTGAGGGTGATTGTGGAGGACCTAGTTCTTTGATTCGTCTTACATCACATTTTGTAAGTGATCATGGCTTCAAAGAAGAAGGAATACATCATCCTTTTGAGCCTGTGGAATCTTTCCAAGCTTCAGATTCAGATCAGTTAgttaaacaatttttagaagAACATCCTTCATGTCCACAAACATTTAGAATGGATAATTTATTACAAGAAATGCGTGAAATTGATCAAAACATTCATCCACCTATAGCAGCACCAGGAGTAGCTCAAGAATTAACTACTTTAGATACAGCTTGGGCAAATCAATATCTTGAATCAGGACGTCATTTCAAT GAACATCATGCTGATGATATTTGGAACCCTGAATCAGAACAAAATTCAAATACTTTAGTTCAACAAAAACATGAGTTAGGATTAGGACCTAAGTGGGCTGAGGAATATATAGAACACAGTATAGATGCCATACAAAGTGATATAAATATAGAGAATGCAACACAACCAatagaaaataatgataatCCTGACTTTGCATactcaaaatttatgaaatttatgaaaCAAGAAGGAGACATTTCAGTTGAAAATGATCAAGAATCACTGCCAGACTTTCAAGGTTCAAGCGAAGAATGGACAGAACAATTTgaaaaaagtaatgaaaaatctgaagatAAAGTTTCTGATAATAATACTGAAGAAGGTGAGGTCTCAAATAAGGTTGAAAAAGAACAAGTTGTTGCTGATAACTGGATAGATGAATTTCAAAAAGAAAGCACTTCTTCAG aagtaGACAATTATGAATcgacattttcaaaaattcaaaatgaattGGAGAAAATATCACCTTCTGAGAAAGTATCATCAAAACACCCATGGCTTTCAGAGTATGATACTTTTTATGACCCATTCAAAGATTATGAATTTCATGAAGAAAATCCAATGAAAAATTTACCAAATGCATTAGAAGAGGGCAAAACAAGATTAGAAGCTGGAGATTTACCAAGTGCGATACTTTGTTTTGAGGCAGCAGTGCAGCAGGATGAAAATAATCCAGAAGCTTGGCTGCTTCTTGGTAAAACCCAAGCTGAAAATGAACAGGATCCACTAGCTATTTATGCTTTAAAACGCTGTTTAGACCTAGATCCTGCAAATGGTACTGCCCTTATGGCGCTAGCGGTTTCGTATACAAATGAATCCTATCAAAATCAAGCATGTATAATCCTTAAAGAATGGttattaagaaatgaaaaatataaacatcTCTCTGTGAAAAAGACAAACACTGAACGGCATGCGAAATTCAGTGTATCGTCTATTCTATTTGA aGATGTGCATGAAGAAGTTAAAAATCTTTATATTCAAGCTGCACGTATAAATCCATTGAATGCAATTGATGCGGACGTGCAGTGTGGGCTAGGAGTACTTTTCAATTTGTCTAATGAGTATGATAAAGCTTGTGACTGTTTCCAAGCAGCATTGCAAGTGCGCCCTGat GATTCCAGATTGTGGAATAGATTAGGTGCCACTTTAGCAAATGGCCAGAAATCAGAAGAAGCTATAAATGCATACCATCATGCCTTAAAATTATCACCTGGTTTTATTAGAGCTCGTTATAATCTTGGAATTTCTTGTATTAAGCTTGGTGCATATAA AGAAGCTGGTGAACATCTTTTAATAGCCTTAAATCAGCAAGCAGCTGGCCGCGGAGTACAAGGTGAAAATTACTCACCGAAAGCGATGTCGAATATTATTTGGTCGACGTTAAGGCTTGTCATTTCGTTAAtgcataaatataatttaaatgaagCTATAGAAAATAG aaaCTTATCAAGGTTGAACGAAGAATTTGAAATTGCATAA